The stretch of DNA GTGGTCCGGCAATACTTTAAGCTCCAAGGTTGATGGCTGCAAAACTGATGGCAACATTTTAGTTTAAGAAGGTAATAGTTCAAATTGGTTACCTCGGTTCGTCAATGGTGGTTGCGTCTACAAGTGTTTGACAATTTCTCGCAACGGTTTTTCTATAATTGCTTATTCCTCGAGATGATTTAAAACATCCATGTTAATGCTTCAGTAAAGGACAGTTTTCAACTCATCATAGTCATGATATTCAAAATAAGATTGAGTTAAACAATCTATACTATCGatactaaaaatatttaataatgagtTAGGATGACTCATAGCTTCAtagacattgaatttcacgaTTTCGCCATCTAACTCCATTATCAGTGTTCCACTCTAAACATTAATTTTTGCGCTTACAGTACTTAGGAAAGGCCTTCCAAGCAAAATGTCAGACGAATTAGTTGAATTATCGTCCTCCATATTAATAATGTAGAAATCTGCAGGGAAAAATAATTTGTTAACTTTAACAAGGACGTCTTCAAGCAATCCTTCTGGATAGACGACTGACTTGTCTGCCAACTGAATTATTACTCCTATCTCTTTTAAAGGACCCGCATTAATCAACttataaatagaataaggcataacattaatagaAGCCCCTAAATCACATATGGCTTTCTTAATGCCTATATTACCTATCTCACATGAAATAgcaaacataccttggtccttgTATTTGGGCTGAACTTTCTTTTGCAGTACTACGGAGACATTTTCTCCTACATTTACTCTTTCATTACCTATTAACCTCCTCTTGCTAATACACAATTCCTTGAGGAATTTTGCATAACGAGGGATTTGTTTGATAGCTTCGAGTAAAGGGATATTTACCTCCACATTCCTGAATGTTTTGaggatttctttttcctcctttctttcttaTCCTTTGCGAGCCTCCCTAGAAAATGAGGTGGCATCACGACTTGTTTCTGAATTTCTGATTTCGGTCTGGCTTTTGGATCAGAGAtctacttttctctttttttgtctTGCCCATGACTTTTATCTGGAACTGTTTCCAAAAATTTTTCGCTACGAAGAGTTATTACACTTGCATTCTGCTGAGGATTCGGCTCTATCTTGGAAGGTAGTTTACCTTGAGATTCCAAATGATTAACTACCATCGAGAGTTTACTAACTTGACTAGTTAACTCTTGTATTGATGTGTTTGTCATTTGTTGATATTTTACAATATCGAAGGCAAGTCTTTCCACAATAGCTTCTAGATATGTGCTCGGCTTAGGTTGTTGTTGTGGTGGTTGCAGAGGTCTCAGTTGGTATGATAGATTTTATTGGGAATTAGCTCCGTAATTCAAGTTGGGATGATCCTTCCTCCCGGGATTGTAGGTGTTGGAGAAATGATCATAGCGTCTTTGCGAAGGTCCTAGAAAGCCTCCGACAACATCAACATGTACCGTTGAATTATCGTTAAGGATTGGGTACAAATTCGCCGGATGTTCAGACGTAGTACAAATTCCACAAAGTTGGGTCAGATTTTTCTTTTCTGTAAGCATAGATTGAATAATATTAGTAAGCTTATCCAATTTATCTTCTAAGGATGAAACCTTTACTTTATTAACTCGTCTTGTGGGTTCTGAATTTGGTTGATATTATTAAGAATTTACTGTTATGGTGGTGCCCCTCCACTAGCAGCGTTaatcatcttcatttccatagGAAGCAAACCCTCGTAGAAATACTAAAGAAGTGATTGTTCGGTCAATCCATGTTGCGGACAACTTGCACACAATTTTTTGTACCGCTCCCAATAGTCATAGAGCGATTCGCTCTCCATTTGGTGAATTCCCACTATGTCTCTCCTAAGTTCAGCTGCTCGCGATGCTGAAAAGAATCTGTCAAGAAATATATGAGATAAGTCATCCCACGTTGCAATAGAACCGggggtaagtaaaataaccattctcttgttgtatcaactaaagaaaaaggaaaggcccGAAGTTTGATTTCATCTTCGGTTActccctgaggtttcatgcttGAGCAAACCATGTGGAATTCTCTCAAGTGGGTGTGTGGATTTTCGTTCTTCAAGCCTCGAAAAGTAGGCAAAAGGTGAATTAGGCCTGATTTCAACTCGAACGGGGTTTCTCTGATTGGATAGTTGATGCATAACGGTGTTTGCTCATTGGGAGCAGCGGCTAGTTGACGAATGGTTCGATTTGCCATCCTTTCTGGTTCACTGAGGTTGTCTTTTGCTTCTTTCGTTTCAGGAAGTGGTTCGGTCTCAGGTTCAACCACTTCGACTTGTTTCCTACATCGAATTGCCTCTGCACGAATTGTTTAGCTTAACTTTTCGATATCGGATTCTAGGATCCCTTGTCCTAGCTCAACTTCTGCTTTACTTGTATGTTTAAGAGCTTCTGTCTCTTTTCATCGTGCTCGTGCCGATTTCTCGATCTCTGGGTAGTATTCGAAATCTCCAGATGAAGATCTGGTCATGAAGACGATTTAAACAATTGTGAGTGTTGCCAGTCCCCAGCAACGGCACCAAAACTGATGAGTATCGATTCTACCAATATAATTCGACGCCTAATTTGCAAATTTAAACAGTATAGGGAGTAGGATTGATCCCTCAGAGACTGAGTTTATTGCAAATTGTTCCtctcttgaccagatttatgtcggggcagttgtcgtgcccaagaaattcggggggataaaatttgaaacctgaaataaataaataagtaaaaaatgagtaaaagtaaaagctgaaaacaaaataataaaaatagttaaataaatctgaagaaaaattaattaaacttagcTAGCTTTAGGTACGGGTTTTTCCGTCTTTGAATtgatcctcgaaattagatgaacttctcttttccaataagctagttatagctaccaaggacgcctcggacaccaactcttccttgtgtaaattagttatgaaacgtcctataactaacccttaccgatcgaacaactaACGAAACGTTCGTGGTTTAGAAAtccggcagctttgcgttctagaagagcctagctcgaaccaatgtcctcaaccacgtgggacatttaaatctggttactacttcccttgacgaaACCAAAAAGCAATCCCCACTTTGCACGCCAATATGTTCACGAAAAACCGATTAGACAATCGATcatttcggaattccaactgtacgtctaaccacactaactcaaacgacgtcttttttgacttagtgttgatttGACTTTATGAGTTGATGAAGTCATACTCTTAATTGGGAGAAGTAATAAATACTGAAAATTAGGAACCAAattgctcgggttcgtaactcacggatCTTAACGAAGCTAACACCGACCTGAAGCTGAAATGGGTTTAGTTAACTAAGGTTTGGGGCATATTGGAGTTGGTCATATCTTGAGTAGGTTGGATggaaaaaaatgttgaaatggcAAAAAGTGGGTGGCTTAATATGTGGAATAGTTTTAGGTTACACGGAATGAGAAAAAGGTTTGGAAAAGAAAAATGCAAGTAGTGTAGGTTGGTGACAAGCtagaaattaataaattgaaagtaAAGAAACCAAAGACAACAAATAATTTTGAGAGAATAAAGGAAAGATTGCATTCCAAAGATGAAAGCTTGATTAAAAACTTGATGAAAGACTTAATGATTAAATGAACAAAGTAGCcccctatttatactagtggctttgctaaattaagagccactagccatagaaaatcaaggaaataaaatattccatgatataaaAATCCCTAtataatctcccactaagtcaaaataaaatttcagctaatgaCATCTTAGGAAAATTCCGTTTTGGCCCGCTTTCTTTGctcctttcttcaatctagcccaattgtttcatttttcttctatttagccccaaattgcacccctgtataaaatttaatataaacatgGAGAAATcagtggtgcattctcataaattgaccaattaaattacatgaaatatatatttttagcatttaatcataaataaataaatacttatttttctctttttacatgaaatttatttattaaaatagtatttttataaataaattacttTTAAAAGACCCTCAAACAAGTCTTCAACCATATTTAAGCTTTTCTAttttatagtttattttataaataataaattttattatatttttaacctTGCTCCTTAATCCTTGCCAAATTTGTCGAGCACTGGTCATCACCTTCTCCACAACTATTAACACCAGTAACACTTACCCTGATCTCCTCAGTTTCCACATCTTCCATCATCACACCATTGAACTAAGAATTCGTTGTGGAGCTATTGACTTGGCCTTCCATATACTAGTTTTCAAGACCTCATCCTCATCTCTATAAAGCAACAAACTCGTTTTGGGCAACAAGCTAAAGATATTGGTTCTCTCCTTTTTTGACCTTAGGCTATAGTTTTTGACCTAACCTAAGTATGGTGCTCATTAatgtagaaaaaagaaaaagggaaaagttaAATCTGTGTAAGTCTTTTTCATGGGTTTTTCCCTTAAATTGTTTTATGTAtaagattattattttatttataaaattattattttaataaataaattttatgttagaaattgagaaaaatagatatgcatttatttatatttatttataattttatatgtatttttataaaatcttatgtattttcattgaaaatgaacttttaaatgattttaatttttaattttttaatttttaagaatcaagactaaattaacaaaatgtgcaaagttgagagctaaatttgttgaactttttAGGTTTAAGACTAAATTTATAGAATTTATTAACATTAAAGGGCTGAagttattattataccaataaaaaaaatcatcgtTAGTGATTTAACCaaagagtgactaaaatattaaacttCAATAATGTCaatgactaaaatagaaaattttaaacttaaataacCAAAAcagaaatatgttaataattgggtaattatttttataggttaccttttatttttttattttgatattaactATGTGAtgacaataaaatttttttaaataaatttcatcATCTAATTTAAAGATGAACCCTTACAAAAACAGAGCTACTTAATTTCAAGTCTAGCGTGAAGGGTTTTCAATCTCCATCTTGCTCAACTGTTGATGAGAACAAGTAGAACTGTTTGAGGTGCATGATGCAGTTGATCCACCAGTGATGAGCCACGGTTCCCATACATCTTTGTTTTGAACATGAAATTTCCAACGTCCTCCGTAGTCGGATTCTTGATTTTCCCTTTATCTTGTAAGCCAGTTTCCTTGCATTCTCCAGGGTGGAACTCATCCATGCCTTCTGCATATCTATCTCAAACAACTCATCTTCTCTTTCGTTCAACTTCTCTTCTAGAGGGTCGATGCTCCTTTGATTGTTGCCAGTCTCGAATGACCCCTTGGAAAGCAGCAAAAGTTGAGAACTTGTTTACCAAGTTTAGTAATGCCTGAGCCATGAACTCGCGAGAGATCCTTTGGGAGAAATTGATAGATATTAGATAATGTGATGTTATCAATATGTGCATTTAATCAAAGTGACTAAGGTGGATGAATCTAAGAAAATCTAGATGCATGAATGTACTTGTCTAAGATGCATGTATGTACTAGATACACATTAATTACCTGATCcatgtataaaaaattaataatctctTGTAACAACTATATAAAGGGTTGTAAGTGATGTAGAAAATGTAATAGCGTAAGAAAATATGATGCGAGTGAgctaaaaaatagaataaaatttcaCTCCATCTTAAGTGCCTCTTCCTTCTACCATCTTTAGAATTCTCTTCAACAAAGTGGTATCAAGAGTTAGTGATCCTTACAAAGTGAGtgtgtgtaaaaaaaaaaattggtcatGGCTTCTGCAAGCACAACTTACAGCAATATACAAGTTCTTATCTTCAAAGATGAAAATTGTGATTTTTAGGGCAATCGAGATGGAGGCATTATTCACTTCCTTGAATGCCTTGGAATTAGTTAAGGAAGGCTATGAAGATCTAGAAGATGCTACAAAAGAACAACTTGAAGAATTAAAGAATAAGGCCACTGATGCTGGAGTTCTCGGGATGATTCAAAGAGGAGTATTGAATGTCATATTTTCTAGAATCACAAGAGCAAAGAAATTCGAAGAAGCTTGGGATATTCTACAACAAGAATTTGAAGGAGACATGAATGTGAAAATTGTTAAAACTCCAATCTCTCAAAAGAGATTTTGAGAATGCAAACATGAAATAGCATGAAAGCATAAATGAGTATCATAGTAGATTGTCCGAGTTGGTGAATCAAATAAAGGCACATGGAGACATGATTGATGATAGTAGAGTCATTGATAAAATTCTGATCAGCTTGAGAGAAAAATTTGATCTCATGGTGGTTGTTATTGAAGAAACTAAGGATCTATCCATCATGACTATTCAAGGGTTGATGGGTTCATTAAGATCTTATGGGTAAAGATTGTTATGTCACTTAAAAAACTTCGTTGAGTGTGATTTAATCCGAGCTTACCATTGATTCCAAGAATGGTGAGAAATCTtcaatgaaaaaatgaaaaataaaggcaAGCCTTCCAGAGGTGGTAGATTTGGAAGCGGCTGAGGCAGAGGAAGAAATTCACATAGACGAGGTAGAAGCAACAACAATGGTGGATGAGACAATGATATTGGATCTAATAAATGGTGTGGAATTTGTAAAAAGAACAGTTATGAAGAGAAAGATTGTTGGAATAGAGGCAAGCAACAATACTACAATTGCAAGAAGTTCAGGCATGTGCAAAAAGATTGTTGTCTCAATAATCAACAACAAGCTACATTTACCGAAGAAGAAAAGAATGTTGGGAATCTGTTGTTTGCTTGTCATAAGATGCATGTACGTACTAGATATACATTAACTACTTGATGCATGTGTAAAAAATTAATAGTCATTTGGTCCATGTTTGCAGGAGGAGGGTCACCATGAATTGCTTGGGAGCAGACTGAAGAGGACAGGGGGCAACTCAATCCACTACCTAAACGTGGAAAAATATCATGGCCTAAGCAGCAGAAAGTGGCGTCGCATTGGTTGATTTGGTGCAAAATACACACACCAAAGCATGCCATAATGGCTTCGATGGCAATCCTGATAGATAACCAAGGACAGGGCTATGGAATGGCGAATCAAAGATGGCGGCACCTTGTGTATTATGCAGACAGGACAATGAGTCCAAGAGACCCGCTCTTTAGTTGCAGCTTTTCCAAAGAAATATGGAAACAAATCCTATAGTTATTTCAGAGGACGGTTGTTGACTGGCAAGGGAAGCTCAGTCGGGCATAACGAAGTTGAAGGATTGCTTTGGCAGCTTGCATCTACCAGACTTGGTAGGATAGGAACATAAGATATAGGCAGTTTGGGAAGCAGCAAGTAATGCAGCTACTTGACCTGAAAGGATACCATCAAGATGAGGTTATCTGGTCTGCAGGGAATTGCAGCAGACTCAACCAATAGGGAACTGTGGGAGGCTTGTAGAATCTCAGATTTAGTTTTTCTGCAACAAGCTAGATAGTATTCTGTTATGCTTGTTGTTTTTGCATCGTATGTAGAATATTGTTTGATTGTTCCTTTACTTGCATCATACAGTACATTGTCTAGATATTGCATGTCATCCTGCTTCTTTGGATTAtaaaattacttatccaaaaacaaatttcttttttCATCCTTTTCACTGCAATGAGGGAGTGTCAAATCGAATAGAGACATATCATTCCAGGCATTTGAATCCAAGAAAGCTTACTTGCTTTCTAATACTTCATCATAATTAAGTCTGCTTCATATTGTAACTAATTGCAGGATCACAAGTTCAAGCTTTGGAGAAAAAGTAATCACTGCTTGTAAGTAAATATGGTTCACCTAAATCGGAACATCTGCAGGGTAATCTTTGGGGTGTCTATTGATGGTTTCTTTCAGCAGTTTCTCTTGCTCGCGCAGGTTGGACGGAATATTATCGTATACATCTGTGAATAAGTCATTAACTGGAggtttctcagctctctctgctATCTGAATTGCATGCAATAACTGTCAAGAAGACTGTTAGTAAGAAACTTCGGAATTTAGGTTCCAACCAGcagtataaaataatttaatcaggGGTTAAAGGGTATGTAAAACAAACAAAAGAACACAAAAAATCAAGAAGTGACTTCAAACAGCCTTCAGACTTTTGCAGTTCTAATAGCTCATCAGAGTTTATCACATACATTGCACCTTGAGATGTAAGTACTACTATTGCATCTGCTACAACTTATCACAAATATTGCTATGCCTACTGCTATCGGGTGATGGTGCAAGAAATGCTGTTTCAATTCCAAGCACTTATGATCTGAGACTATTGTCCGAAAGTTGCAGGAAATTGTTAATTGAAGAGGAGAATAGAAGGAAAGTGTATCTGATGCCTTCTGCTATCAGAGTCTATCACATACATTGCACCTTGAGATGTAAGTACTACTATTTTATCAGCTACAACTTATCACAAATATTGCTATGCCTACTGCTATCGGGTGATGGTGCAAGAAATGCTGTTTCAATTCCAAGCACTTATGTTCTGAGACTATTGTCCAAAAGTTGCAGGAAATTGTTAATTGAAGAGAAGAATAGAGGGAAAGTGTTATACCTGACTCCGAATGCTGCTTCTGAGCTGTGACTCAGCCTCACTACCCCACCAACCATTTATCTCAATCCACTTTCGAAATCTTGTTACAGGGTCTCTTGCCATTCTCCACCATTCGATTTCATTGGCAGGACGGTACTTGGTGGAATCATCTGATGTGGAGTGGTGTCCAACTCGATATGTAACAGCCTAAAGTGAAATGGTagaagaaaagatgaacaaatgtCGCATTTATGTTTCAGCATTATGCGTACGCCTCTCTTGGTTTTGCTGAAAAGCCACTGATGGAAAAGACTTAACAACAGAAGACTTACTTCAATTAAAATGGGCCTATGTTCATTTACAGCCATATGACGTGCAGAGTGAACTGCACTATACATCGCAAGTGCATCATTACCATCTACACGAATGCTCCGGACTCCATAAGCTTGCCCTCTAACAGCAATCCCATCACCTACAACATGTGCAAAACTAAAATATATGATGGGATATATATAAATTGTTGACAGATTCAAGGattgttaaaataaaagaatgCACATAAAAACAAAAGATCCAACATTACTTCGAAACTGGTCTGAAGTGGGTGTACTAATTGCCCATCCGTTATTCCTGCAGATAAAAATGACTGGAGACTCTGTGACCGCCGCAAAATTCATAGCAGCATGAAAATCTCCCTACCATTATTTGGTCGTGTTAGAAACAAAGCACCAGAAGGCATAAGCTAAAATTCAATGAGACTCAGTATATATATCCTGCTCCAAAGAAACAGAAAGGAATAGAGGGACAAAAGGTTTTCTAATATAACCAGTGGATTCCATCTATTCCCCCTAGACTTCACCAGAGTTCTAAGGGTGTGGTGGAGTTTAGTCGGAGATTTTAGTTCAAGTTTTATATAATACTCGGGAAAGAAAAATGATTTTCATTTACTGAAATTATGCTTGTCTAGTTACAATAAGTAGCATATGAGGCAATTGTATGGATTAtagaaacaaatatttttctcaaTCAAAACTGAACTTCAGTATTCATATTTACCTCACTTGTGCCACCATCACCAAAGTAAGTGACAGCACATGCAtcttttttgtccatcttcagaGAATATGCAGCACCAACTGCATGAGGAATTTGTGTACTGCAAAACAGTGGGGAATGTTTATGGCCCTTATTTCCAGAATTAGATCTTAAGATTTTAAGAAAGTTCTATCCGACAAACTCCCACAAAGATAAGCTTAATCTCTTACGCAATAGTTGATGCTACGGTGAAGTAGTTAAGCTTGTTAGATCCATAATGAATAGGCATTTGTCTGCCTTTCCCATAATCAGCTTTGTTTCCAAAACACTGGTTTGCAAATTCTTGCAAGGTGAAACCACGCCATAATAGAACTCCTGGCTCCCTGTACTGAAAATCACATCATTTAATTTTCAACCATGGTAGTCACGTATAACTTCTCAACAgttatactttaattaaataagcTGTCTATATCGGTTAGTATCTACAACGAGAAATTGTATGCTTTGAACATAGGGTTAAAAACAAGATGCTGggttaaaataaatttgtaaatCGTTAAAGTTATGCTCTATCCATAGTAATGAAAAATGAAGCTCGAAGGAATTGTATGTTCTTCTAACCTGGGGGAAAACAATGTCATCTGATGTAAGTGCCGCTGCCGATGCAATGTTGATAGCCTCTTCTCCAATGGAGGTCACGTAGAAGGAAATTCTTCCTTGCCTTTGAGCTTCGTAGAATATGGTATCCAAAGTTTGAAGGGTGACCATGTTGCTATACATTTTAACAGCAACTTCCTCACTGACCTAATTTAGTATGTAATCCATAAGATTCTTTTTGGCTGAAATGATACATTTAAACAAAAACAATAACGAAATGATTGATTCGAGCAGGTGAATATACCGGAACAAAGTTGCTGTGACTAATTAGCTGACCATTATCATCAAGAACTCGGTAGCACTGGGAATACACACTAGGAGATTCCGATAAAAACCGCATCTCAGGAGAAAATACAACTTTTCCTCCTGGAAAATCCAATACCTTACATGAAATGAAAGCTTTCATTAGCCTTTAAAACTATTCTAAGTTGTCAACACACTGAAGAATCAAAAGTACAGAAACAGAGTCCCATTCTATCATCTGCTGCAAAGGCTTATAAAGCATCAGTACAAGATCGTGCAATCGATTAGTTTCGTTTACGGATTCGTCATTCCAATAGCAAACCAAGTGATATCTCTCTCATAATCAGTACCAATGGAATCCAAGAAACCTAAACAGCATAAATGATGTAGTAATATCCAACCAAACCACCCATTTGTAATATCAGTAAAACATGAAAAGCTCCAAAACAGAACAGATAAGTAAATCTAGATCCCAATGATCATGTTGGCAACCTTCCTTAGTTGGCTATGATATTAATTTCGGCCAAAAGTTAAAGTGCTTTTTATCTAATTCATTGTATACAACAAATAAAGGAAATTTAACATGTATACAACTAAAGGTCTCAAAAAGATAACAACTGATCGATCAAGACTCCTGAAACATGTCAGAgagaaacataaattttaacaaaattctaGAAACAACAACCCTTActatttataataaaacattaaaaaaaggaaaatccaAACCTGACTTTGTTCACCATTTGGGACAGAATCAATCTGTTTCTCAGTTGTAGTGGATTGAAAACGCTGAAAATGGGGAAAATGTCCTTTTTTATGGGAAATAGAATCTGGGTTTGTGAATTGTGGTAGAGTAGTTAATGGGAGGAAACGGTGAAGATGAATGGTATTCAGACAAGAGCTGTAAGAACAAGTACCATGACTCTGCTTCATTAAACTCCATAATCCGACCTTTGATTTAAGGTTGTTGATAATGTTTCTTGGATTTTTCGAATAGAAAGCCATGGAAAAGAGATTCAAGTTAGATGGTCAAAACAAAATTTTCGTAGGACAAATAAAGGAAGCTTTTTTAGATGATTAATACGCCGACGAGGATCGATACTCTAGACGTGATACGCTTCATGGATTTAATCAATGAGATTTAAGCTATTATTACCACGCGCGAGTTTGAGCGTAACAACATACTCGCTAGCAAAGGCCAAacagaaatttattttttttccttttttctttacttATTATAGTGTTCAAGACTGAACTAATTTCAGTTAATCAGTGGGTTAAGATAGACAGTAGAATCACTACTAATGGTAGGAGCGTGGACGTCCTTGATTAATATAGACAGTATAATGactataatattaataatataatataaatgtgCATAATAAAGAATTAATAGAGGTTGAAAACGCCTTTCACGATAACGATTCCATGTAGACTCCTACATCACCCCCTTATCTGCTTCTTTCCGCCtcttttattattaataactACCTCCGGACTTTCTATTTGTATTAAACTCGATCATGAGTTAAATTATTAGTTCACATCATTCAAAAACAGATTTGGGTAAAAAAGTAATGTCCATTTTTTAACAGATcgagttttaggtaaaattttttGCTTGGGCTTGATTTGGCCCGAATAAGTTGTTTTCTTGTTATTTTGTTACAATTTCgttattatattattgttatcatttatttgaatattgtataattattgtgttattgttaattttgctactattttaaaggtatttgtttgttaagttgcgactattttaatttattgagaAGTATTCATTTTAATGTCTGTAGTGTATTTGatgcattatattttttaaatttatttttatataaaaataattaaaaaaattaatatgagaaAACCAAGTGGGGTCGGGTTTAGCATTTTTAATCTGGACCAAGTTTGGATAGAATTTTATGCCCATTT from Gossypium hirsutum isolate 1008001.06 chromosome D04, Gossypium_hirsutum_v2.1, whole genome shotgun sequence encodes:
- the LOC107935806 gene encoding 2-oxoisovalerate dehydrogenase subunit alpha 2, mitochondrial isoform X1; its protein translation is MAFYSKNPRNIINNLKSKVGLWSLMKQSHGTCSYSSCLNTIHLHRFLPLTTLPQFTNPDSISHKKGHFPHFQRFQSTTTEKQIDSVPNGEQSQVLDFPGGKVVFSPEMRFLSESPSVYSQCYRVLDDNGQLISHSNFVPVSEEVAVKMYSNMVTLQTLDTIFYEAQRQGRISFYVTSIGEEAINIASAAALTSDDIVFPQYREPGVLLWRGFTLQEFANQCFGNKADYGKGRQMPIHYGSNKLNYFTVASTIATQIPHAVGAAYSLKMDKKDACAVTYFGDGGTSEGDFHAAMNFAAVTESPVIFICRNNGWAISTPTSDQFRSDGIAVRGQAYGVRSIRVDGNDALAMYSAVHSARHMAVNEHRPILIEAVTYRVGHHSTSDDSTKYRPANEIEWWRMARDPVTRFRKWIEINGWWGSEAESQLRSSIRSQLLHAIQIAERAEKPPVNDLFTDVYDNIPSNLREQEKLLKETINRHPKDYPADVPI
- the LOC107935806 gene encoding 2-oxoisovalerate dehydrogenase subunit alpha 2, mitochondrial isoform X2, which translates into the protein MYSNMVTLQTLDTIFYEAQRQGRISFYVTSIGEEAINIASAAALTSDDIVFPQYREPGVLLWRGFTLQEFANQCFGNKADYGKGRQMPIHYGSNKLNYFTVASTIATQIPHAVGAAYSLKMDKKDACAVTYFGDGGTSEGDFHAAMNFAAVTESPVIFICRNNGWAISTPTSDQFRSDGIAVRGQAYGVRSIRVDGNDALAMYSAVHSARHMAVNEHRPILIEAVTYRVGHHSTSDDSTKYRPANEIEWWRMARDPVTRFRKWIEINGWWGSEAESQLRSSIRSQLLHAIQIAERAEKPPVNDLFTDVYDNIPSNLREQEKLLKETINRHPKDYPADVPI